The following are from one region of the Methanobrevibacter sp. genome:
- a CDS encoding branched-chain amino acid transporter permease, with translation MNEPMMAAIAIAIMSIVTILLRETPFLIFHDPEKTPKIILYLGDILPEAIIAMLIIYCLRTVSIVTSPFGIPEALACAIVAVLQYWKENIILSIVGGTAVYMVLIQLVFV, from the coding sequence GTGAATGAACCGATGATGGCAGCAATAGCTATTGCCATAATGTCAATTGTAACAATCCTATTAAGGGAAACTCCATTTTTGATTTTCCACGACCCTGAAAAAACTCCTAAAATCATCCTTTATCTTGGTGACATTTTGCCAGAGGCAATCATAGCAATGCTCATAATTTACTGTTTACGTACAGTTTCGATTGTAACTTCCCCCTTTGGAATTCCAGAAGCTTTAGCTTGTGCAATTGTAGCTGTGTTGCAGTATTGGAAAGAAAACATTATTTTAAGCATTGTTGGAGGAACTGCTGTTTATATGGTTCTCATCCAATTGGTCTTTGTTTAA
- a CDS encoding DUF364 domain-containing protein, which translates to MGEDLLLKNTIEKVKDFLSDEIKEITVERAVIGLFFTGVKLNVGEGGVCFTPIKEIPEAVCCPSSARAMPMSGKLSGRGVEKYLKDIFSGNIMRRTLGIATLNALSAYCWSKGIDRNYEIIEGKDAFDDIVFENGEKTVVVGALVPVLRTLIAGNHDFRVLEMDASTLKGKELDHFSPSQDYPLYVPEADHIIITGVTILNDTLMDILKEAKPGAEILVTGPTASMLPDAFFDEGVTAMGGILVTKPDELLDVISEGGSGYHFFGKSAERLVIRKNE; encoded by the coding sequence ATGGGTGAAGACTTATTGTTAAAAAACACTATCGAAAAGGTCAAGGACTTTTTGAGTGATGAAATAAAAGAGATAACTGTTGAAAGGGCAGTGATAGGCCTGTTTTTTACAGGGGTTAAGCTAAATGTTGGCGAGGGAGGTGTCTGTTTTACACCAATTAAGGAAATTCCTGAAGCCGTTTGTTGTCCAAGTTCAGCCAGGGCAATGCCAATGTCAGGTAAGCTAAGTGGGAGAGGTGTTGAAAAGTACTTGAAGGATATTTTCAGTGGAAACATAATGCGTAGGACTTTGGGAATAGCTACTTTAAATGCGCTTAGTGCTTATTGCTGGAGCAAGGGTATTGATAGAAACTATGAAATAATTGAAGGAAAAGATGCATTTGATGATATTGTTTTTGAAAATGGTGAAAAAACTGTAGTTGTAGGTGCATTGGTTCCTGTTTTAAGAACACTTATTGCAGGAAATCATGATTTCAGAGTTCTTGAGATGGATGCATCAACACTTAAGGGTAAGGAATTGGATCATTTTTCACCTTCACAGGACTATCCTCTTTATGTTCCTGAAGCAGATCACATTATAATAACGGGGGTTACAATTCTAAACGATACATTGATGGATATCTTGAAGGAAGCTAAACCGGGGGCGGAGATTCTGGTAACAGGTCCTACAGCAAGCATGCTTCCAGACGCGTTCTTTGACGAGGGAGTGACTGCAATGGGCGGAATATTGGTTACCAAACCTGATGAATTGCTTGATGTAATTTCAGAAGGCGGTTCAGGTTATCATTTCTTTGGAAAATCTGCTGAACGTCTTGTTATTAGGAAGAATGAATAA
- a CDS encoding AzlC family ABC transporter permease, which produces MRKTAVKEAFKTSIPIMAGYLLLGIGFGVLLRDAGYGVLWAFAMSVLIYAGALQYVGVGLIAGGAGIINIIITSFAVNARHLFYSISMIKEYRGAGKKKAYLAFALTDETYSLLCDGHYPEGTNKHEYRFFLSMFNQCYWIVGGIIGNLLGEILPFNSSGIEFSMTAIFVAAFVSQWKATDNHIPAIIGIACSVVCLIIFGSEGFLIPAMLMITFALLLFREKLENVGGEVCE; this is translated from the coding sequence ATGAGAAAAACTGCAGTTAAAGAAGCGTTTAAAACATCCATTCCAATAATGGCAGGATATCTACTTTTGGGAATTGGTTTTGGTGTTCTACTTCGTGATGCAGGTTATGGTGTTCTCTGGGCCTTTGCAATGTCAGTTCTGATATATGCAGGTGCATTGCAATATGTTGGAGTGGGCCTCATAGCAGGAGGGGCAGGAATAATAAACATCATCATAACATCATTTGCAGTTAACGCTCGCCATTTATTCTACAGCATTTCAATGATTAAGGAGTATAGAGGAGCTGGAAAAAAGAAGGCCTATCTTGCATTCGCTTTAACTGATGAAACTTATTCACTATTATGTGACGGGCATTATCCTGAAGGTACCAACAAGCACGAATATCGTTTTTTCCTTTCAATGTTCAATCAGTGCTATTGGATTGTTGGAGGGATTATAGGGAACCTTCTGGGAGAAATCTTGCCCTTCAACAGTTCCGGAATTGAATTTTCGATGACTGCAATTTTCGTAGCTGCCTTTGTGTCACAATGGAAAGCCACAGACAACCACATTCCTGCCATTATCGGCATAGCATGCTCTGTTGTCTGCTTAATAATATTCGGTAGCGAAGGATTTCTCATACCTGCCATGCTTATGATTACATTTGCATTGCTATTGTTCCGTGAAAAACTAGAAAATGTTGGAGGAGAGGTCTGTGAATGA
- a CDS encoding M48 family metallopeptidase, translating into MSEIDKIMEEAEHAYFREDDIEKVLKLTEKAIEIEPTDIRPWDLMGVALFETGHNDESMICYDKILSLDPENNDAKLKKGQVYTEIGKYDDAIAIFDELIENRTDRKDEAIIAKLTLYLEQENEEAYQETMELCKQIIAEEDSKYLKDEIGFIESVHSIMESNKK; encoded by the coding sequence ATGAGCGAAATCGACAAAATCATGGAAGAGGCAGAACACGCATACTTTAGAGAAGATGACATTGAAAAGGTCTTGAAATTAACCGAAAAGGCCATTGAAATTGAACCTACCGACATCAGGCCATGGGATTTGATGGGAGTTGCACTGTTTGAAACAGGACACAATGACGAATCAATGATTTGCTATGACAAAATATTGAGCCTGGATCCTGAAAATAATGATGCAAAACTTAAGAAGGGTCAGGTTTACACCGAAATTGGAAAATATGATGATGCAATAGCTATTTTTGATGAATTGATAGAAAACAGAACTGACAGGAAGGATGAGGCAATAATAGCCAAGTTAACATTATATCTTGAACAAGAGAATGAAGAGGCCTATCAAGAAACAATGGAATTATGCAAGCAGATAATTGCAGAGGAAGATTCCAAATACTTGAAAGATGAAATTGGCTTCATCGAAAGCGTTCATTCCATAATGGAAAGCAATAAAAAATAA
- a CDS encoding transcription initiation factor IIB: MQENVYENNRKKCPDCGSENLYADGRKAEVFCLSCGCVLDENIMDQGPDKRSYFSYDAKTNSRWGAPTSGRTHDRGMSTTIGNLTRDANGRTIPAANRAKFFRLRKWNNRCRVSNGRERNLAVALSQLDRCSSNLSLPKSIREDASSIYRQAFDNNLIRGRKIEEVVAASIYAACRRCGVPRTLNEISEVSSLSRKQIGRNYRHLSGKLNLNVNPSSPKDYVPRFASSLELSGEIQAKTMDLIQKASDKGLLTGRGPAGIAAAALYVVCNLMGERRTQREIAEIAGVTEVTIRNRYRELSEVSLGISI, from the coding sequence ATGCAAGAGAATGTTTATGAAAACAACCGCAAAAAATGTCCTGATTGCGGATCTGAAAATCTGTATGCTGATGGCAGAAAGGCTGAGGTCTTTTGCTTGTCCTGCGGTTGTGTTTTGGATGAAAATATTATGGATCAGGGTCCTGACAAGAGATCATATTTTTCTTATGACGCAAAGACAAATTCCAGATGGGGAGCTCCAACCTCCGGTAGAACTCATGACAGGGGAATGTCCACCACTATTGGCAATCTGACTCGAGATGCAAATGGGAGGACAATTCCTGCAGCCAATAGGGCCAAGTTTTTCCGCTTAAGAAAATGGAATAACAGATGCAGAGTCTCCAATGGAAGGGAACGCAATCTGGCTGTGGCCCTCTCTCAGCTTGACAGATGTTCCTCTAATCTAAGCCTTCCGAAAAGCATACGTGAGGATGCATCTTCAATATATCGCCAGGCTTTTGACAATAATTTGATTCGAGGTAGAAAAATCGAGGAGGTTGTTGCAGCTTCAATTTATGCGGCTTGCAGAAGATGTGGAGTTCCAAGAACTTTAAATGAGATTTCTGAAGTTTCATCACTTTCAAGAAAACAGATCGGGCGCAATTACAGGCACCTATCAGGCAAATTGAATCTGAATGTAAATCCGAGTTCGCCTAAGGATTATGTTCCAAGATTTGCAAGCAGTCTTGAACTGTCCGGTGAAATTCAGGCAAAAACCATGGATCTGATTCAAAAGGCTTCAGACAAGGGGTTGCTTACTGGGAGAGGCCCTGCAGGTATTGCTGCTGCTGCGTTGTATGTTGTATGCAATTTAATGGGTGAGAGAAGAACTCAAAGGGAAATAGCGGAAATAGCTGGAGTTACTGAAGTCACCATAAGAAATCGCTACAGGGAATTGTCAGAAGTTTCATTGGGAATCTCTATATGA